One Thermoanaerobaculum aquaticum genomic window, GCATTGGTAGCCGATTGGCAGCTCTCCAAGCACGCCGCCAACGACGTGGATTGCGCTGCGTGTCATGGGGATCAGCACCGCTCGGCAGCGGATACCGCCAAAGCGCTCATCCCCACCCCGGACACCTGCGCCACCTGTCACGAAGACCGGGTGGCCCAGTTCAAGCGAGGCAAGCACGCCTTTGCCTGGGCAGCCATGAAGGCCATGCCCACCACCCACGCCCTGCCGGTGGCCATGCGGGAAGGGATGAAAGGCTGCGGAGGATGCCACAAGATCGGGCTCAAAAGCGAGCAAGAGGTCAAGGAGTTGAAAGCCAGCGGCGCGGGCTTTGGTTTGGCCTCCTGCGATGCCTGTCACACCCGCCACACCTTTTCGGTGACCGAGGCCCGCCAGCCCCAGGCCTGCCAGACCTGCCACATGGGCTTTGATCACCCGCAATGGGAGATGTACTCGGCATCCAAGCACGGGGTGCGCTACCTCTTGAAGCAGGCCAAGGTGCTGCCGGCGGAAACCCCGGCGCCCACCTGTCAAACCTGCCACATGCCCGAAGGCAACCACGAGGTGCGGACGCCTTGGGGCTTCTTGGCGGTGCGGCTGCCGCTGCCGGAAGAACCCCAGTGGGCCGCCGACCAAACCACGATCCTGCAAGCTCTAGGCGTCCTGGACCCGGCAGGCAAACCCACCCCGCGCCTGGAGGTGGTGAAGGCAGCGCAGGTGGCGCGGCTGTCCGCCGAGGATTTCCAAAAGGAGCGCGAGAAACTGCTGAAGGTTTGCAGCCAGTGCCACTCCAGCCGCTTTGCCCAGGAGCAGGTGCAACGGGGCGACGAAATGATCAAGGAAGCGGACCACCTGCTGGCTGAGGCCATCCGGGAAGTGGCCGGTCTTTACCGCGATGGCATCCTCGCCAAGCCCTCCTCCTACGCCCACGCCTTCCCGGATCTTTTGACCTTCCACGACGCCCCCACACCCATCGAACAGAAGCTCTTCGTCATGCACTTGGAGCACCGCATGCGTGCCTTCCAGGGCACCTTCCACGCCAACCCCGACTACGCCCTGTGGTACGGCTGGAGCGAGCTCAAGCGCGATTTGGCGGAAATCAAGGCGATGGCTTCGGAACTCCGGCAAGCTCATGCAGCAACGCCCAAGCGGTAAAAGGTTTTGACCCAACTGGCCCACAGACTTTCTGGGGAAAAGGCCGCCGGTGGTGATGCACTCCTCAATGCCTCCGGCGGCCTGCGGACCGCGCCTGTCTGAATTCATTCACCGCTAGCTGTGCAGCCCCTGGCCCGCCAGGAAAGCCCGGGTCTCCTTCCGGCCCAAGGCCCCCGGTGAGCTCTTGGCTCAAGCAATCCCTAGCGGCCAGCGCTTGACAATCTAGCGATTAAGCTTTAGTTTGCGTTAGTCACTTCAACAGCTGCAGAAGTTGAGGGGAAAAAGTGCACATGGGCTTGGACCACTTTGAGGATTTTGCCTGCTGTTTTTGTGAAATCGCGTCTTGGCCGTGCGAAGAAAAACGGCACCCTCAAGCCCAAAGCAAAATCCCGTTGGGCTTTCCAGCGGAAAAGGCCGACAAAAGGTTTGAGCATTTTTGGTTCAGAGAGAAAGGGAGGAAACATGAAGGAAAAGTCGCGGCGTTTGTGTTGGCATGGAATGCTGCTTTTTTTGCTCGGCCTTGTCACCGGCTTGGTGATGCAGCTGTTCCCCAACCCGCGAATGGGATTGGCAGCGCACCTGGAAGGCCTCATGAACGGGATCTTCTTGCTGGCCTTAGCGGCAAACTGGTCTCGCCTGCGGCTTTCGGCAGGGGCAGAAAAATGGGCCCTGGGCGCTGTGCTCTACGGCACCTACGCCAACTGGTTCTTCACCTCTCTCGCCGCCGCTTTTGGCACCGCCGCCATGGCACCTCTGGCCGCCGGAGCCCATCGTGGTCAGCCCTGGCAGGAGCTGGTGATTACCGTGGGTTTTGCCAGCGTGGGGGTGACCATGCTCTTGGGTGTTTCTCTTTTCCTCTGGGGACTGCGGGGGCCCGGGAAAACGGAGTAAGTTTAGACCACCAGTGCCCGCGGTAGCGACAGCCGCATGGGAACGCACCGGCGGTTCGAGGGGCAATCGGTAGGCAGCAACCGCAAGCCTCAGAAAAGAACCGCTGCTTGGGCCTTAAAAAGCCACTCGGACTGAGCTTTTGACAGGCCGGAAATATCCGGAGATTGCGCGCGGTTTGCACAAGAATAACTCTCAGAAAGGAGAGGGGGTCTCACCTATGAGAACACTGGCACGTCTTTCTGTTTTGGTCCTCTTGGCGGGCGCTGCCTTAAGCGCCGTACAGGTAGTGCTGGCCCAGGATGCGGTCAAGGCCCTACCTGCCAACAGCAAGGTGCTCGTGGACAACGACGATGTCCGCGTTTACGAGTTCTGGGCAAAACCCGGGGAGAAGGTCGCCATGCACTCCCATCCCCGCACCGTGGTTTACTCGCTCACCGACGCCACCGCTACACTCACCGGCGCCGACGGCAAAAGCCAGGTGTCCACCTTCAAGGCCGGACAGGCCATTTACCACGGGCCCGTAACCCACAAGGCTGAAAACACCGGCAAGACCGATATCCACTTCGTGGTGGTAGAAATTAAGCGGTAAAAGAGGGAAGCACCCCTTACCGGGGCTTTCAGCTCAATGCCGAGGCTCCGGTGCGGGTGGTGAAAAACAGCAAGCAATCCCCACCACCCGCGGGCCACAGAAGGTCAAAATTCAAGATGTAACTCCGGGCCCAGAGCAAGTGTTAATAACCCTGGGCCCCAGTTTTTTTATCCACAGCAGGCACCAAACAGCACACTATAGGCAAAAGCATGACCAAAAAAACCCGCGGACCACCTGCGAGTTTCATCCCAGTGGCTCCATCTTGTTTGGATTTTCAGAGCTCCTTCGGGAGCTGTCAAGGGCAAAGGGCGCGACCAGTGCCCCCTGCGTGCCAGGACATCGCCCTGCGAGGCAGCGCCCCGATTTCCTCCAGGTCCAATTTGGTCCCTTTGAAGGAGATTCCCTGATACGTGGCTGGGTTGGCTCCTTTGAGGTGGTTTCAGCGTTGCTTGGGGCGCTTCTTTTGAAACCTACCTTTCGCGGTCCCATCCCCCCGGTTGCTTTTTCTCCCGAAGTAGCCCATACTGCGACTTAAGCTCACGGCAGAATTTGCCTCACAACGTCCGGGGCGGCGCAAAAGGAGCGCAAGGCGCAGAACTTGGGGGACCAATGATACCTATTAAGCCATGGACTACGTTTGTTGTCTTTTGTTTTTTTCTAGCACAGACCGGCACCGCCAGCGAGCCGACGGTGGTGTTTTTCCCTGGGGTGGCCCACGCCCCGGGAGCCAGCGGAACGGCCTGGCGCTCGGAGGTAGTACTTCACAACCCTACCGGGACCAGCCAACAGGTGGAGCTGGCGTTGCTCCCCCGGGGTTCGGGAGCGGTGGCGGTGGCGTCCCAGCTGGTCCTCGCTGTGGGTGAAACCCGCCGCATCCCCGACCTTTACGCGTTCTTGCGGGCTCCCGATGGGGCCGGCATGGTCCGCATCACAGGCGAGGTGGTGGCGTGGGTCCGCACGTACAACCAAGGGGCCAGCGGAACCTTTGGCCAGGAACTGGTGCCGGTGGACGCCAGC contains:
- a CDS encoding multiheme c-type cytochrome produces the protein MVRKVLILALAVTGTWGVWATATAAPETTQASCVGCHKAVTPALVADWQLSKHAANDVDCAACHGDQHRSAADTAKALIPTPDTCATCHEDRVAQFKRGKHAFAWAAMKAMPTTHALPVAMREGMKGCGGCHKIGLKSEQEVKELKASGAGFGLASCDACHTRHTFSVTEARQPQACQTCHMGFDHPQWEMYSASKHGVRYLLKQAKVLPAETPAPTCQTCHMPEGNHEVRTPWGFLAVRLPLPEEPQWAADQTTILQALGVLDPAGKPTPRLEVVKAAQVARLSAEDFQKEREKLLKVCSQCHSSRFAQEQVQRGDEMIKEADHLLAEAIREVAGLYRDGILAKPSSYAHAFPDLLTFHDAPTPIEQKLFVMHLEHRMRAFQGTFHANPDYALWYGWSELKRDLAEIKAMASELRQAHAATPKR
- a CDS encoding cupin domain-containing protein, with product MRTLARLSVLVLLAGAALSAVQVVLAQDAVKALPANSKVLVDNDDVRVYEFWAKPGEKVAMHSHPRTVVYSLTDATATLTGADGKSQVSTFKAGQAIYHGPVTHKAENTGKTDIHFVVVEIKR